A window from Actimicrobium sp. CCC2.4 encodes these proteins:
- the ppc gene encoding phosphoenolpyruvate carboxylase, with translation MAKHARTALPDDDKDAPLKEDIRLLGRLLGDVLRSQEGDAVFEVVEGVRQTAVRFRRDDEPQSGADLNKMLKKLTREQTISVVRAFSYFSHLANIAEDQHRNRRRRAHQMAGSAAQQGTVSCALARLDHAGVTGATVREFFKEALISPVLTAHPTEVQRKSILDAEHDIARLLAQRDQPLTPRESTRNTELLHARIATLWQTRMLRYSKLTVADEIDNALSYYRITFLRELPGLYDDIDEEVARQFPAKAGEKSSPSTYVQMGSWIGGDRDGNPNVNAGTMEHALKRQSTTILDFYLEEAHALGAELSISTLLVDVSPALQALADASPDRSVHRTDEPYRRALVAIYARLAATARSLGATNILRKEVALAIPYAAAGDFAADLQVLADSLASHHGEFLIKPRLAVLKRAADIFGFHLATLDMRQSSDVHERVLAELFASARVETDYAALDEVRKIALLQAELAQPRLLTSPYQTYSAETSSELTILRTARTIRERYGARAIRNYIISHTETVSDLLELLLLQKETGLLRIGADGVDGAELDLMVIPLFETIPDLRLAASIMEQWMALPIMTGLIARQHQIQEVMLGYSDSNKDGGFLTSTWELYKTETQLVQVFDRAGVKLRLFHGRGGTVGRGGGPSYEAILAQPAGTVNGQIRLTEQGEIIASKFSNPEIGRRNLELLVAATLEASLMPQIVDAKRAKKSAGFEAVMEQLSERAYRAYRHLVYETPGFTDYFFEATPIAEIAELNIGSRPASRKATRRIEDLRAIPWGFSWGQCRLLLPGWYGFGSAISEWLDDASEGKSRAAKLTTLRAMERDWPFFNTLLSNMDMVLSKTDLAMASRYAELVVDKKLRTSIFKRITDEHARTIACLSDITGTSERLAGNPLLARSIKNRFAYLDPLNHLQVELIKRHRAATQGEQAQDERVRRGIHLSINGIAAGLRNTG, from the coding sequence ATGGCCAAACACGCCCGCACTGCCCTGCCTGATGACGACAAAGACGCCCCCCTGAAAGAAGATATCCGCCTGCTCGGCCGCTTGCTCGGCGATGTCTTGCGCAGCCAGGAAGGCGATGCCGTCTTCGAGGTTGTCGAAGGTGTGCGCCAGACCGCCGTGCGTTTTCGCCGCGACGATGAACCGCAATCCGGTGCAGACCTGAACAAGATGCTCAAAAAGCTGACGCGCGAGCAAACCATCTCGGTGGTGCGCGCGTTTTCCTATTTTTCGCACCTGGCCAATATTGCCGAAGACCAGCATCGCAACCGCCGACGCCGCGCCCACCAGATGGCCGGTTCGGCAGCGCAGCAAGGCACTGTCAGCTGCGCGCTGGCACGGCTCGATCACGCGGGCGTCACCGGCGCAACCGTGCGCGAGTTTTTCAAGGAAGCGTTGATTTCACCGGTCCTGACCGCGCATCCGACCGAAGTCCAGCGCAAGAGCATTCTTGATGCCGAGCACGATATCGCCCGCTTGCTGGCCCAGCGCGATCAGCCGCTGACACCGCGCGAGAGCACCCGCAATACCGAATTGCTACACGCCCGCATTGCAACGCTGTGGCAAACCCGCATGCTGCGCTATTCCAAACTGACAGTAGCCGACGAAATCGACAACGCGCTGTCGTATTACCGGATCACCTTCCTGCGCGAACTGCCGGGCCTGTACGACGACATCGATGAAGAAGTAGCACGGCAATTCCCCGCCAAGGCAGGCGAAAAGTCGAGCCCGTCCACTTACGTACAAATGGGCAGCTGGATAGGCGGCGACCGCGACGGCAATCCGAACGTCAACGCCGGCACGATGGAACACGCGCTCAAGCGCCAATCCACCACCATCCTCGATTTTTATCTCGAAGAAGCCCACGCACTCGGTGCCGAACTGTCGATCTCGACCTTGCTGGTCGATGTCAGCCCGGCCTTGCAGGCGCTTGCCGATGCCTCGCCGGACCGGTCGGTCCATCGCACCGACGAGCCGTACCGGCGCGCACTGGTAGCCATCTATGCCCGCCTGGCGGCAACGGCACGCTCGCTGGGCGCGACCAACATCCTGCGCAAGGAAGTCGCGTTGGCGATCCCGTACGCCGCCGCCGGCGATTTCGCTGCCGACCTGCAAGTGCTGGCCGATTCACTGGCCAGCCACCATGGCGAATTCCTGATCAAGCCACGGCTGGCAGTCCTGAAACGCGCAGCCGATATCTTCGGCTTCCATCTGGCCACACTAGACATGCGCCAGAGTTCCGACGTCCATGAACGCGTGCTGGCCGAGCTGTTCGCCAGCGCTCGCGTCGAAACCGACTACGCCGCGCTCGACGAAGTCCGGAAGATCGCCTTACTGCAGGCAGAACTGGCGCAACCGCGCCTGCTGACGTCGCCGTACCAAACCTACAGCGCCGAGACCAGTTCCGAACTGACCATCCTGCGCACGGCCCGCACGATCCGCGAACGCTACGGCGCGCGCGCCATCCGCAACTACATCATTTCGCACACCGAAACCGTCTCCGACTTGCTCGAGCTGTTGTTACTACAAAAAGAAACCGGCCTGTTGCGCATCGGTGCCGATGGCGTCGATGGAGCCGAACTCGACCTGATGGTCATCCCGCTCTTCGAAACCATTCCCGACCTGCGCCTGGCGGCGAGCATCATGGAACAGTGGATGGCGCTGCCGATCATGACCGGACTGATTGCGCGCCAGCACCAGATCCAGGAAGTGATGCTGGGCTATTCCGACTCCAACAAGGACGGTGGTTTCCTGACCTCGACGTGGGAGCTGTACAAGACCGAAACCCAGCTGGTGCAGGTGTTCGATCGGGCCGGCGTCAAACTGCGCCTGTTCCATGGCCGCGGCGGCACCGTCGGTCGCGGCGGCGGCCCGAGCTACGAAGCAATCCTCGCGCAACCGGCCGGCACCGTGAACGGCCAGATCCGGCTCACCGAGCAAGGCGAAATCATTGCCTCGAAGTTTTCCAATCCCGAAATCGGCCGGCGCAATCTGGAGCTGCTGGTCGCGGCGACGCTCGAAGCGAGCCTGATGCCGCAGATTGTCGATGCCAAACGCGCCAAGAAAAGTGCCGGCTTTGAAGCGGTCATGGAGCAATTGTCGGAGCGTGCCTACCGCGCCTATCGCCATCTGGTCTACGAAACGCCGGGCTTCACGGATTACTTCTTCGAAGCCACGCCGATTGCCGAAATCGCCGAACTCAACATCGGTTCGCGCCCGGCCTCGCGCAAGGCCACCCGCCGGATCGAAGATTTGCGGGCGATTCCGTGGGGCTTCTCGTGGGGACAATGCCGTTTGCTGCTGCCGGGGTGGTACGGTTTTGGCAGCGCGATTTCCGAATGGCTCGATGACGCCAGCGAAGGCAAGAGCCGCGCGGCAAAACTGACCACGTTGCGGGCGATGGAACGTGACTGGCCGTTCTTCAATACGCTGCTGTCGAACATGGATATGGTGCTCTCGAAAACCGATCTGGCAATGGCATCGCGCTATGCCGAACTGGTGGTCGACAAAAAACTGCGCACCAGCATTTTCAAGCGCATCACCGATGAACACGCGCGCACGATCGCCTGCCTGTCCGACATCACCGGCACCAGTGAAAGACTGGCCGGCAATCCGTTACTGGCGCGGTCGATCAAAAACCGTTTCGCCTACCTCGATCCGCTCAATCACTTGCAAGTCGAACTGATCAAGCGCCACCGTGCCGCGACCCAGGGCGAGCAAGCACAGGACGAGCGAGTCCGGCGCGGCATTCACCTCTCCATCAACGGTATCGCTGCGGGCTTACGTAACACCGGCTGA
- the hemC gene encoding hydroxymethylbilane synthase, with the protein MIASRESRLAMWQAEHVRDRLAALYPQCVVEILGMTTRGDQILDRTLSKVGGKGLFVKELEVAIAEGRADLAVHSLKDVPMELPDGFMLAAFLEREDPRDAFVSNEYASLEALPAGAVVGTSSLRRQALIAARFPHLVIRPLRGNLDTRLGKLDRGEYAAIILAAAGLKRLGVPERIRMALEPEHSLPAPGQGAMAIEIKSGRSDLAALLAPLDHLATARAVQAERTLSRAFGGSCQIPLAAFAIVDGDQLHLRAMVATPDGVRVASAEARGPADNPEAVGRQVADALRGQDAETILAICKAEAAVEGSELIVP; encoded by the coding sequence GTGATCGCCTCTCGTGAAAGCCGGCTGGCCATGTGGCAGGCCGAACATGTCCGCGATCGGCTCGCCGCATTATATCCGCAGTGTGTTGTCGAAATTCTCGGTATGACCACCCGTGGTGACCAGATACTCGATCGCACCTTGTCCAAGGTTGGCGGCAAGGGACTGTTCGTCAAGGAACTCGAAGTAGCGATCGCCGAAGGCCGTGCCGATCTGGCGGTGCATTCGCTCAAGGATGTGCCGATGGAGTTGCCAGACGGATTCATGCTGGCGGCCTTTCTTGAGCGCGAAGATCCGCGCGACGCCTTTGTGTCGAACGAGTACGCCTCGCTGGAGGCGTTGCCGGCCGGTGCCGTGGTCGGCACCAGCAGCCTGCGTCGGCAGGCATTGATTGCGGCGCGCTTCCCGCATCTGGTGATCCGGCCCTTGCGCGGCAATCTCGATACCCGTCTGGGCAAGCTCGATCGCGGTGAATACGCGGCCATCATCCTGGCCGCGGCGGGACTGAAACGACTTGGCGTGCCGGAGCGTATCCGCATGGCGCTGGAGCCGGAGCACAGTTTGCCGGCACCGGGGCAAGGCGCGATGGCCATCGAGATCAAGTCCGGCCGGTCTGATCTGGCAGCGCTGCTGGCACCGCTCGATCACCTTGCGACGGCGCGTGCCGTGCAGGCAGAGCGCACCTTGTCACGTGCTTTTGGTGGTAGCTGCCAGATTCCGTTGGCCGCTTTTGCGATCGTCGACGGTGACCAGTTGCATTTACGGGCGATGGTGGCGACACCCGACGGCGTGCGCGTGGCGAGCGCCGAAGCACGTGGTCCGGCCGATAACCCGGAAGCCGTTGGCCGGCAAGTGGCCGATGCACTGCGCGGCCAGGATGCGGAAACCATCCTCGCGATCTGCAAGGCCGAAGCCGCTGTCGAAGGCAGCGAACTGATCGTACCCTGA
- a CDS encoding hybrid sensor histidine kinase/response regulator — MTPLPDASDATAVLQAETAALREQVMSLQAEIRHLRTVVSQNESRDENMVQLREANENLVLATFGAQDLQASAEADNHAKEEFLSMLAHELRNPLAPIVMANALIGKLLSAHPMLPRLHGIIDRQARHLKRLVEDLLDASRINSGRITLQRRPVALSEIIDSAIETSQPVFSSRNQKLHLAMTTEAITLDGDAVRLAQVFSNLLINAAKFSAIDAAIHVVVSSHAETVKIVVRDTGVGIAAAFQPFIFDLFKQGPNTLDRAQGGLGIGLSLVRSIVGMHDGSVSVYSAGLGHGSVFTVILPTCAGSLPADSITTPVSARAGRSRILLMEDNADANDTLTRLLTLEGYTVDSALDGRDGMLMATATPYDILICDIGLPTMNGYEVIATLRASLKTMPFIIALSGYDQAHDRQRAVDAGFDHFLVKPASIDVLLDLISSASAR; from the coding sequence ATGACGCCATTACCGGATGCCAGCGATGCAACCGCAGTCCTGCAAGCCGAGACGGCCGCATTACGCGAGCAGGTCATGAGCTTGCAGGCAGAAATCCGCCACTTGCGCACGGTCGTGAGTCAAAACGAATCGCGCGACGAAAACATGGTGCAACTGCGCGAAGCCAACGAGAACCTGGTTCTGGCCACCTTTGGCGCACAAGACCTGCAAGCCAGTGCCGAAGCCGACAATCACGCAAAAGAAGAATTCCTGTCAATGCTCGCGCATGAATTGCGTAACCCGCTGGCACCCATCGTGATGGCCAACGCCTTGATCGGCAAGCTTCTGTCTGCCCATCCGATGCTACCCAGGCTGCATGGCATTATCGACCGCCAGGCACGGCATCTGAAGCGACTGGTTGAAGACCTGCTCGATGCCTCCCGGATCAATAGCGGACGAATCACGCTGCAACGACGACCGGTAGCGCTGTCCGAAATCATCGACAGTGCCATCGAAACCAGCCAGCCGGTGTTCAGTTCGCGCAATCAGAAACTTCATCTCGCCATGACGACGGAAGCGATCACGCTGGATGGCGATGCCGTCCGCCTGGCCCAGGTTTTTTCAAATCTCCTGATTAATGCTGCGAAATTTTCTGCTATCGATGCAGCGATTCACGTCGTTGTCAGCAGTCATGCCGAGACAGTAAAAATCGTTGTCAGGGACACCGGTGTCGGCATTGCCGCTGCCTTCCAGCCCTTCATTTTTGACCTGTTCAAGCAGGGGCCGAACACGCTGGACCGGGCCCAGGGCGGACTCGGCATCGGCCTGTCACTGGTGCGGTCTATCGTTGGCATGCATGACGGCAGCGTCAGCGTCTACAGTGCCGGACTTGGCCACGGCAGTGTGTTCACCGTGATCCTGCCCACGTGCGCGGGCAGCCTGCCGGCCGACAGCATCACCACGCCGGTCAGCGCTCGCGCAGGCCGCAGTCGCATCCTTCTGATGGAAGACAATGCCGATGCCAACGACACCCTGACGCGCCTGCTGACGCTCGAAGGCTATACAGTCGACTCCGCACTTGATGGCCGTGACGGCATGCTGATGGCAACCGCAACGCCGTACGACATCCTCATTTGCGATATCGGATTGCCGACGATGAACGGCTACGAGGTCATCGCGACGCTGCGCGCATCGCTGAAGACGATGCCCTTCATCATTGCACTAAGCGGCTACGATCAGGCCCATGACCGACAGCGCGCGGTTGATGCCGGCTTCGATCACTTTTTGGTCAAGCCAGCCTCCATTGACGTCCTGCTCGACCTGATTTCTTCGGCCTCCGCGCGCTAA